The Rhinopithecus roxellana isolate Shanxi Qingling chromosome 9, ASM756505v1, whole genome shotgun sequence genome contains a region encoding:
- the CEBPD gene encoding CCAAT/enhancer-binding protein delta → MSAALFSLDGPARGAPWPAEPAPFYEPGRAAKPGRGAEPGALGEPGAGAPAMYDDESAIDFSAYIDSMAAVPTLELCHDELFADLFNSNHKAGGTGPLELLPGGPARPLGPGPAAPRPLKREPDWGDGDAPGSLLPAQVAACAQTVVSLAAAGQPTPPTSPEPPRSSPGPTPAPGPAREKSAGKRGPDRGSPEYRQRRERNNIAVRKSRDKAKRRNQEMQEKLVELSAENEKLHQRVEQLTRDLAGLRQFFKQLPSPPFLPAAGTADCR, encoded by the coding sequence ATGAGCGCCGCGCTCTTCAGCCTGGACGGCCCGGCGCGCGGCGCGCCCTGGCCTGCGGAGCCTGCGCCCTTCTACGAGCCGGGCCGAGCGGCTAAGCCGGGTCGCGGGGCGGAGCCAGGGGCCCTAGGCGAGCCAGGGGCCGGCGCCCCCGCCATGTACGACGACGAGAGCGCCATCGACTTCAGCGCCTACATCGACTCCATGGCCGCCGTGCCCACCCTGGAGCTGTGCCACGACGAGCTGTTCGCCGACCTCTTCAACAGCAATCACAAGGCGGGCGGCACGGGGCCCCTGGAGCTTCTGCCCGGCGGCCCCGCGCGCCCCTTGGGCCCGGGCCCCGCCGCTCCGCGCCCGCTCAAGCGCGAGCCCGATTGGGGCGACGGCGACGCGCCCGGCTCGCTGCTGCCCGCGCAGGTGGCCGCGTGCGCACAGACCGTGGTGAGCCTGGCGGCCGCAGGGCAGCCCACACCGCCCACGTCGCCGGAGCCGCCGCGCAGCAGTCCCGGGCCGACCCCAGCGCCCGGCCCCGCCCGGGAGAAGAGCGCCGGCAAGAGGGGCCCGGACCGCGGCAGCCCCGAGTACCGGCAGCGGCGCGAGCGCAACAACATCGCGGTGCGCAAGAGTCGCGACAAGGCCAAGCGGCGCAACCAGGAGATGCAGGAGAAGCTGGTGGAGCTGTCGGCCGAGAATGAGAAGCTGCACCAGCGCGTGGAGCAGCTCACGCGGGACCTGGCCGGCCTTCGGCAGTTCTTCAAGCAGCTGCCCAGCCCGCCCTTCCTGCCGGCCGCCGGGACCGCAGACTGCCGGTAA